From the Manihot esculenta cultivar AM560-2 chromosome 3, M.esculenta_v8, whole genome shotgun sequence genome, one window contains:
- the LOC110611526 gene encoding zinc finger BED domain-containing protein RICESLEEPER 2-like, translated as MVVTAHFVDSEWKLQKRTLNFYDVPPPHTGVVICDVLKKCLVEWGIEDKDNLAYKNSLALHGKLFNVRCCAHILNLLVQDGLSDIADIIKNMRESVKHLVASESRRLIFSEIAKQLKLPSKKLLLDCGTKWNATYFMLSAALEFKDVFPRYQQRDSSYTYLPSEDYWQKVKELCSFLEEFNEVTNFISGTEYPTSNLFLPELYSIQKLLDEAHENGNIYMKVMVDKMKCKFDKYWEIYFEFDSDEHITTVMEILCMLYNEYIDARKIKIIGSEISSCEIQKEGYSYTISGKGKIRGRAQFYSYIRNVDCVIEQAKSELDVYLEEGVHICQDDSNFDALE; from the exons ATGGTTGTTACTGCCCATTTTGTGGACTCCGAATGGAAGTTACAAAAACGTACTTTGAATTTTTATGATGTCCCACCACCTCATACAGGAGTTGTTATATGTGATGTGCTAAAAAAATGCTTAGTTGAATGGGGCATCGAAGATAAG GATAATCTTGCTTACAAGAATAGTCTTGCACTTCATGGTAAATTATTTAATGTGAGATGTTGTGCACATATTTTGAATTTACTGGTGCAAGATGGTTTATCTGATATtgcagatataattaaaaatatgcgTGAAAGTGTAAAACATCTTGTTGCTTCTGAGTCTCGCCGTTTAATTTTTAGTGAAATTGCAAAGCAATTGAAATTACCTTCCAAGAAGCTTCTTTTAGATTGTGGCACAAAGTGGAATGCAACTTATTTCATGCTATCAGCTGCTTTGGAGTTTAAAGATGTCTTCCCTCGATATCAGCAAAGAGATTCAAGTTATACATATTTGCCTAGTGAGGATTATTGGCAAAAGGTTAAGGAACTGTGCTCTTTTCTTGAAGAATTTAATGAAGTTACCAATTTCATTTCAGGTACTGAATATCCAACTTCAAATTTATTTCTTCCTGAACTTTATTCAATACAAAAATTATTAGATGAAGCACATGAAAATGGGAATATTTATATGAAAGTCATGGTTGATAAGATGAAATGTAAATTTGATAAGTATTGGG AAATATATTTTGAGTTTGATTCTGATGAGCATATTACAACTGTGATGGAGATATTGTGCATGCTTTATAATGAGTATATAGATGCtcgtaaaataaaaattattggatCAGAAATTAGTAGTTGTGAAATTCAAAAGGAAGGATATAGTTATACTATAAGTGGAAAAGGGAAAATCAGAGGAAGAGCACAATTTTATAGCTATATTAGGAATGTTGATTGTGTGATTGAGCAAGCAAAGTCTGAATTAGATGTGTATTTGGAAGAAGGTGTTCATATTTGTCAAGATGATTCTAACTTTGATGCCTTAGAATAG